Proteins found in one Actinokineospora alba genomic segment:
- a CDS encoding amphi-Trp domain-containing protein produces MSDATRDIERIYSTPDVVAKLRRLADALESETSFRIQIAGERIRVPARAQFSIEHERGDGEEEIEFQLKWTHEEADDDADDESVV; encoded by the coding sequence GTGTCCGACGCGACCCGAGACATCGAACGCATCTACTCCACCCCGGACGTCGTCGCGAAGCTGCGCCGGCTCGCCGACGCCCTGGAGTCCGAGACGTCGTTCCGGATCCAGATCGCGGGTGAGCGCATCCGCGTCCCGGCGCGCGCCCAGTTCTCCATCGAGCACGAGCGCGGCGACGGGGAAGAGGAGATCGAGTTCCAGCTCAAGTGGACGCACGAAGAGGCCGACGACGACGCCGACGACGAGTCGGTGGTCTAG
- a CDS encoding alpha/beta hydrolase, giving the protein MNSRTPSSSETQPASEYRPGGQSFRAAVIRWLCRIFVRPTLAWWPLRGPLSKMMPLVNLALRVVPRLRETECEHVDGGTWRAEFVRPRGAADSVAAILYLHGGAFLFCGLATHRRIVERLALRTGLPVLSVAYRHLPKGRLDESLADAAEAVRWLQTRGIAPDKVVCVGDSAGGHLAFALALNAPAAGLPRPAGVVGLSPWLDFDSVTKLGHRNARSDVFIPARRLSRVGMLCAGNGTEIDPVRSPVNGDLSCLPPVLIQCAEDEVLRCDAELMAERLSAAGVEHRLQIWQGQVHAFPVLGHVLPESSAALDEIATFTTVVLAGSANAA; this is encoded by the coding sequence GTGAACAGTCGTACTCCGAGTTCGAGTGAGACCCAGCCCGCGTCCGAGTACCGCCCTGGCGGGCAGAGCTTCCGGGCGGCCGTGATCCGGTGGCTGTGCCGGATCTTCGTGCGGCCGACGCTCGCGTGGTGGCCGTTGCGGGGGCCGCTCTCGAAGATGATGCCGCTGGTCAATCTCGCACTGCGGGTCGTGCCCCGGCTGCGGGAGACCGAATGCGAGCACGTCGACGGTGGCACCTGGCGGGCCGAGTTCGTCCGCCCGCGTGGGGCCGCCGACTCGGTCGCCGCCATTCTCTACCTGCACGGGGGAGCCTTCCTGTTCTGTGGCCTGGCGACCCACCGGCGGATCGTGGAGCGGCTGGCGCTGCGCACCGGGCTGCCGGTGCTGTCCGTGGCCTACCGGCACCTGCCCAAGGGCCGCCTCGACGAGTCCCTCGCCGACGCCGCCGAAGCGGTGCGCTGGCTGCAGACCCGCGGTATCGCCCCGGACAAGGTCGTCTGCGTCGGTGACTCCGCGGGCGGCCACCTGGCCTTCGCGCTCGCGCTGAACGCCCCGGCCGCGGGCCTGCCCCGGCCCGCGGGGGTCGTCGGCCTCTCCCCATGGCTGGACTTCGACAGTGTCACCAAGCTCGGGCACCGCAACGCCCGCTCGGACGTCTTCATCCCGGCCCGCAGGCTCTCGCGGGTCGGGATGCTGTGCGCGGGGAACGGCACCGAGATCGACCCAGTCCGCTCGCCGGTCAACGGCGACCTGTCGTGCCTGCCACCCGTCCTCATCCAGTGCGCGGAGGACGAAGTCCTGCGCTGCGACGCGGAACTCATGGCCGAACGCCTGAGCGCGGCCGGGGTCGAGCACCGGCTGCAGATCTGGCAGGGCCAGGTGCACGCTTTCCCTGTGCTGGGCCATGTCCTGCCCGAAAGCAGCGCCGCCCTCGACGAGATCGCGACCTTCACCACCGTGGTCCTGGCGGGCTCGGCGAACGCCGCCTGA